One window of Medicago truncatula cultivar Jemalong A17 chromosome 2, MtrunA17r5.0-ANR, whole genome shotgun sequence genomic DNA carries:
- the LOC25488394 gene encoding uncharacterized protein — MATGAGDAFLRPIFEGCISGYDHSVERRPYHRKCGCVLHSKSKKSSTTQKSPMMCNKVKYPIRRAFSEGNLALIASPLTSPSPAPLGGVKSRRGSVDIDHGDMDEQLNRNTSGFV; from the coding sequence ATGGCAACCGGTGCCGGAGATGCGTTTCTTCGGCCAATATTTGAGGGTTGTATTTCTGGTTACGACCACTCCGTTGAGCGTCGTCCTTATCATCGTAAGTGTGGTTGTGTACTTCATAGCAaatcaaaaaaatcatcaaCCACACAAAAATCGCCAATGATGTGTAACAAAGTTAAATATCCTATAAGAAGAGCATTTAGTGAAGGGAATTTGGCTTTGATTGCTTCACCTCTTACTTCTCCTTCTCCTGCTCCTCTTGGTGGTGTAAAGTCTCGTCGTGGTTCCGTCGATATAGATCATGGTGATATGGATGAACAACTTAATCGTAATACTAGTGGTTTTGTTTGA